In a genomic window of Muntiacus reevesi chromosome 1, mMunRee1.1, whole genome shotgun sequence:
- the SPATA46 gene encoding spermatogenesis-associated protein 46, with protein MFIVWTTQPASGEQVCVTSVPFGSQNMENFSLLSISGTRISSPALNTLPDFMSSRATSLPDIAKTVLPTEVSSPVQALLAQYPGSVLRHGVHNIVISPDCISGDSPNGEQLRWNCTIYRPWFSPYSYFLCKDRESHLETYSFPEVQRDEGQGDSCLPDDTGESVCSSSPSPESTCPREATRKSRRGPDSTDSITSQDILTASKWHPAQQNGYKCVSCCRLYPTLHSLKSHIKGGFREGFSCKVYYCKLKTLWGKEPKARPGDRLSLGSGQAFR; from the exons ATGTTTATCGTCTGGACAACCCAACCAGCCTCTGGGGAGCAGGTGTGCGTGACCTCCGTACCCTTCGGTAGTCAGAATATGGAGAACTTTTCACTCCTCAGCATTTCTGGAACTCGAATCTCTTCCCCTGCCCTGAACACTCTTCCTGATTTTATGTCCTCACGTGCCACCAGCTTGCCAG ACATCGCAAAGACTGTGCTACCCACTGAGGTGTCCAGCCCAGTTCAGGCCCTGCTAGCCCAGTACCCAGGCAGCGTTCTCCGGCACGGGGTGCACAACATAGTGATCTCGCCAG ACTGCATCTCGGGGGACTCCCCAAATGGAGAGCAGCTGAGGTGGAACTGCACCATCTACCGGCCCTGGTTCTCCCCTTACAGCTACTTTCTATGCAAGGACAGAGAGAGCCACCTCGAGACCTACAGCTTCCCGGAGGTGCAGCGGGACGAGGGTCAGGGGGACAGCTGCCTCCCGGATGACACAGGCGAGAGCGTCTGctcatcctctccctccccagagaGCACCTGTCCCCGAGAGGCCACCAGAAAGTCCAGGCGCGGCCCAGACTCCACAGACTCCATCACCTCCCAGGACATCCTGACGGCCTCCAAGTGGCACCCGGCCCAGCAGAATGGTTACAAGTGTGTGTCCTGCTGCCGTCTGTACCCGACACTGCACTCCCTCAAGAGCCATATCAAGGGGGGCTTCAGGGAGGGCTTCAGCTGCAAGGTGTACTACTGCAAGCTCAAAACCCTCTGGGGCAAGGAGCCGAAGGCCCGGCCGGGAGACAGGCTCTCCTTGGGCAGCGGCCAGGCCTTCCGGTAG